Proteins from one Hydrogenivirga caldilitoris genomic window:
- a CDS encoding CopG family ribbon-helix-helix protein — protein MKGVISFRLEPSLLEELDRVSKEEGKTRTGIIKEAIRYYLQHIHRKNNSEGFVPFLEYRKVNEELKETLRRVSELEARIAELSKENELLKRDKKRRWFF, from the coding sequence ATGAAGGGAGTTATATCCTTTAGGTTGGAACCTTCTCTTCTTGAGGAGTTGGACAGGGTGTCTAAGGAGGAGGGAAAGACCAGAACAGGAATAATAAAGGAGGCTATACGATACTATCTCCAACACATTCATCGTAAGAATAATTCGGAAGGTTTTGTTCCCTTTTTAGAGTACAGGAAAGTAAACGAAGAGTTAAAGGAAACCCTGAGAAGGGTGAGTGAGCTTGAAGCCCGGATAGCGGAGTTGTCTAAAGAAAATGAACTTCTTAAAAGGGATAAAAAAAGGAGATGGTTCTTTTAA
- a CDS encoding class I SAM-dependent methyltransferase — protein sequence MIEDRIKWNKRYLEGRESALHVTLTRFYNLASPGKALDIACGTGETSIFLAKKGFKVDAFDISDIAIRKARQRARREGVKVNFKSVDAEKFSYGVSKYDLIINFYFLNRNIFSKIKRSLKQNGLLIFETYNEEHTSVRPDFNPRYLLKKGELERVFRDFLLVYYCEVSNITTLVAKKP from the coding sequence GTGATTGAGGACAGGATAAAGTGGAATAAGAGGTATCTAGAGGGTAGGGAATCCGCCCTCCATGTCACACTCACGCGTTTTTATAATCTTGCTTCGCCAGGTAAAGCCCTTGATATAGCTTGCGGAACAGGAGAGACTTCCATATTTCTGGCGAAAAAGGGGTTTAAGGTGGATGCCTTTGATATATCAGACATTGCGATAAGGAAAGCCCGTCAAAGGGCAAGGAGGGAAGGGGTTAAGGTTAATTTCAAAAGTGTTGATGCAGAGAAATTTTCCTACGGCGTATCAAAGTATGACCTGATAATAAATTTCTATTTCTTAAACAGGAACATTTTTTCAAAGATAAAGAGGTCTCTTAAACAGAACGGCCTGTTAATTTTTGAAACCTACAATGAGGAGCATACATCGGTGAGACCTGATTTCAATCCCCGGTACCTTCTAAAAAAAGGTGAACTGGAAAGAGTCTTTAGGGATTTTCTGCTGGTTTACTACTGCGAAGTTTCAAATATAACTACCCTTGTAGCAAAGAAACCATAA